A genomic stretch from Bosea sp. F3-2 includes:
- a CDS encoding PAS domain S-box protein: MSRPFVMNELETSGGAGELLPAAASDPEFLHALFDSIPCRAVVLDRDAVFRYANREFLDFAGQAGDTVIGRSLGEVLGEAVAQSYATLMERLLAGERVRREGWADYGPRGRRYVQETLTPWRHGGGPVAGVIAIVRDMTDLKANEAALQATEAYNAAIVSTALDGIVVIGDEGTVVDYNPAAEAIFGYPKAEVIGRSISDLIIPPEFRAAHAEGMKRYLTTGESRILGRRLQLEALRADSRRIPIELAITDVTRNGKPLFAAHMRDLTSEREASAEIERQREALYQKEKLAALGSLLAGVAHELNNPLAIVLGQATLLREILEEDDPATLDAAALAERCAKIENAANRCGRIVKSFLAMARQRKGEHQRVDIPELLADVVNLVGYNLRSSGVEVETEIAPALPVLIADRDQLHQVIVNLVVNAHQALDEKGGTDRRIRLKAACVTGGDAIEISVSDNGPGIPPAIRSRIFEPFFSTKPQGYGTGIGLAISRGLVETHGGTLELGEGEAPGATFLIRLPIAGIGENVGEPAPAKAARGKAPAPSRGTVLVVDDEKDIVELLTDMLRQLDFEVVSTQSGKAAIAMLGAMTAPPDAIICDIRMPDGDGPFFYGWLEANHPELLSRIVFLTGDSLGPSASRFLARSKSPSLEKPFSRADIATMLEDMMGRSRIG, encoded by the coding sequence ATGTCGCGTCCGTTTGTGATGAACGAGCTGGAGACGTCCGGCGGGGCCGGCGAATTGCTTCCGGCCGCGGCCAGCGACCCGGAATTCCTGCACGCGCTGTTCGATTCCATTCCCTGCCGGGCCGTCGTGCTCGATCGCGACGCGGTGTTCCGCTACGCCAACCGCGAGTTCCTCGATTTCGCCGGGCAGGCCGGTGATACGGTGATCGGCCGCTCGCTCGGCGAGGTGCTGGGCGAGGCCGTGGCGCAATCCTATGCGACGCTGATGGAGCGGCTGCTCGCCGGCGAGCGGGTGCGCCGGGAGGGCTGGGCCGATTACGGGCCGCGCGGCCGGCGCTATGTGCAGGAGACGCTGACGCCCTGGCGCCATGGCGGTGGCCCGGTGGCCGGCGTCATCGCCATCGTGCGCGACATGACCGATCTCAAGGCCAATGAAGCGGCGCTGCAGGCGACCGAGGCCTACAACGCGGCCATCGTCAGCACGGCGCTCGACGGCATCGTCGTCATCGGCGACGAGGGCACGGTGGTCGACTACAACCCGGCTGCCGAGGCGATCTTCGGCTATCCGAAGGCGGAGGTGATCGGCCGGTCGATCTCCGATCTCATCATCCCGCCGGAATTCCGCGCGGCGCATGCCGAAGGCATGAAACGCTATCTGACGACGGGCGAAAGCCGCATCCTCGGCCGGCGGCTGCAACTCGAGGCCTTGCGCGCGGACAGCCGGCGCATTCCCATCGAGCTCGCCATCACCGATGTGACGCGCAATGGCAAGCCGCTCTTCGCCGCCCATATGCGCGACCTCACCTCCGAGCGCGAGGCGAGCGCCGAGATCGAACGCCAGCGCGAGGCGCTCTACCAGAAGGAAAAGCTCGCCGCACTCGGCTCGCTGCTCGCCGGTGTCGCCCATGAACTCAACAATCCGCTGGCCATCGTGCTCGGCCAGGCGACGTTGCTGCGCGAGATCCTGGAGGAGGACGATCCGGCGACGCTGGATGCCGCCGCGCTCGCCGAGCGCTGTGCCAAGATCGAGAACGCCGCCAATCGCTGCGGCCGGATCGTCAAGAGCTTCCTTGCCATGGCCCGCCAGCGCAAGGGCGAGCACCAGCGCGTGGACATTCCCGAACTGCTGGCCGATGTCGTCAACCTCGTCGGCTACAATCTCCGGAGCTCGGGCGTGGAGGTGGAGACCGAGATCGCTCCCGCCTTGCCGGTCCTGATCGCCGATCGGGACCAGCTCCACCAGGTCATCGTCAACCTTGTCGTCAACGCCCATCAGGCGCTGGACGAGAAGGGCGGAACCGACCGCCGCATCAGGCTGAAGGCCGCTTGCGTCACGGGCGGCGACGCGATCGAGATCAGTGTCTCCGACAACGGGCCGGGCATTCCGCCGGCCATCCGCTCGCGCATCTTCGAGCCGTTCTTCTCGACCAAGCCGCAGGGCTACGGCACGGGCATTGGGCTTGCCATCTCGCGTGGGCTGGTCGAGACGCATGGGGGCACGCTCGAACTCGGCGAAGGCGAGGCGCCGGGCGCGACCTTCCTGATCCGCCTGCCGATTGCCGGAATCGGGGAGAACGTCGGCGAACCTGCACCCGCAAAGGCGGCGCGCGGTAAGGCGCCGGCCCCTTCGCGCGGAACCGTGCTGGTCGTCGACGACGAAAAAGACATCGTCGAGCTGCTCACCGACATGCTGCGGCAGCTCGATTTCGAAGTCGTCAGCACGCAGAGCGGCAAGGCGGCCATCGCGATGCTCGGAGCCATGACGGCCCCGCCCGATGCGATCATCTGTGACATCCGCATGCCGGACGGCGACGGTCCGTTTTTCTATGGCTGGCTCGAAGCGAACCATCCGGAGCTCCTGTCCCGGATCGTCTTCCTGACCGGCGATTCGCTCGGCCCTTCGGCGAGCCGTTTCCTGGCGAGGAGCAAGAGCCCATCGTTGGAAAAGCCATTCTCTCGGGCTGATATCGCCACGATGCTGGAAGACATGATGGGCCGCAGCCGGATCGGTTAG
- a CDS encoding response regulator transcription factor: MLLAGGGELLAAMAPLLRARGLRAVEMGGDASLRQAVRAANPGVVVLAADGAGEPVRALCGWLRSVSTAGLIVIAGSGQAVDRVVALESGADSVLEPPVEPRELLARIRALLRRPAAGLLAPPAELAGPGERTVAIGGCRFECEAQRLFDRTGQEIRLSARELALLSIFVERPRRVLSRGQLAQMMGCEADGTESRAVDAAINRLRRKLEADPLQPLLIVTVKGEGYRFEPAHSADCRG, encoded by the coding sequence GTGCTGCTGGCGGGGGGCGGTGAACTGCTCGCGGCCATGGCCCCCCTGCTGCGGGCACGGGGCCTGCGGGCCGTCGAAATGGGCGGCGATGCCTCGCTGCGCCAGGCCGTCCGCGCCGCGAATCCCGGTGTCGTGGTGCTGGCGGCGGACGGCGCGGGCGAGCCAGTGCGGGCGCTTTGCGGCTGGTTGCGCTCCGTCTCGACTGCGGGGCTAATCGTGATCGCCGGATCGGGGCAGGCGGTGGATCGCGTCGTCGCACTGGAAAGCGGGGCCGACAGCGTACTCGAACCGCCCGTGGAGCCGCGCGAGCTCCTGGCCCGCATCCGCGCGCTGCTGCGCCGCCCGGCCGCCGGGTTGCTTGCTCCACCCGCCGAGCTGGCCGGACCGGGGGAACGGACCGTCGCGATCGGCGGCTGCCGTTTCGAATGCGAGGCGCAGCGGCTGTTCGATCGCACCGGGCAGGAAATCCGCCTCTCCGCGCGGGAGCTTGCGCTGCTGTCCATCTTCGTCGAACGGCCGCGACGCGTGCTGTCGCGCGGCCAGCTGGCGCAGATGATGGGCTGCGAGGCGGACGGGACCGAAAGCCGGGCGGTCGACGCTGCGATCAACCGCCTGCGCCGCAAGCTCGAGGCCGATCCGCTGCAACCCCTCCTGATCGTCACCGTCAAGGGCGAGGGCTATCGCTTCGAACCGGCTCACTCCGCCGACTGCCGCGGGTAG
- a CDS encoding type II toxin-antitoxin system VapC family toxin, with protein sequence MRQILWKKTQRGELTREEAILAARLLEHSGIEFLSMAGLLERSASLAIELSHPAYDCAYLAAAAQMGARFVTADNRLLRMIAERASNKLASSCLSLTDIQNGAH encoded by the coding sequence ATGCGCCAAATCCTCTGGAAGAAGACACAACGCGGCGAACTCACGCGCGAAGAAGCCATCCTTGCCGCAAGGCTGCTCGAACACTCTGGGATCGAATTTCTCTCGATGGCGGGTTTGCTGGAGCGGTCAGCGAGCCTTGCAATCGAGCTTTCGCATCCAGCATACGATTGCGCCTATCTGGCGGCTGCAGCCCAAATGGGGGCGAGGTTCGTGACGGCGGATAACCGATTGTTGCGCATGATTGCCGAGCGTGCATCGAACAAGCTCGCGAGCTCATGCCTTTCGCTGACGGATATCCAAAATGGCGCGCATTAG
- a CDS encoding response regulator, whose product MTAPDRARLIVVDDEADIRDLLTDYLTRQGFAVRTVAGGAELDAALAQEPADLILLDLGMPGEDGLSITRRLRKATSTPIVLVTGAGEVVDRVIGLEVGADDYVTKPFDLRELKARIRSVIRRTLAPAASGGGGSDAARPVSFGRLLLNPDGARLTNRDGAPESMTPAEFQLLSVFAAHPNKVLSRETLLEKTAGSEASATPRSIDIRITRLRVRIEQDPAHPLVIRTVRGAGYIYVPDR is encoded by the coding sequence ATGACTGCGCCCGACCGGGCACGGCTGATCGTCGTGGACGACGAGGCCGACATCCGGGATCTGCTCACCGACTATCTCACCCGGCAGGGTTTCGCGGTCCGCACCGTCGCCGGCGGCGCGGAACTCGACGCCGCGCTGGCGCAGGAGCCGGCGGACCTCATCCTGCTCGATCTGGGCATGCCGGGGGAGGACGGGCTTTCGATCACGCGCCGGCTGCGCAAGGCGACCTCGACGCCGATCGTGCTGGTCACAGGCGCCGGAGAGGTGGTCGATCGCGTCATCGGGCTGGAAGTCGGCGCCGACGACTACGTCACGAAGCCCTTCGACCTGCGCGAGCTGAAGGCCCGGATCCGCTCCGTGATCCGCCGCACCCTCGCGCCGGCCGCAAGTGGCGGCGGCGGCTCGGATGCGGCGAGACCCGTCTCATTCGGGCGACTGCTGCTGAATCCCGACGGGGCGCGCCTCACCAATCGTGACGGCGCGCCGGAATCGATGACGCCGGCCGAGTTCCAGCTGCTCAGCGTCTTCGCGGCGCATCCCAACAAGGTGCTGTCGCGCGAAACGCTGCTGGAGAAGACCGCGGGATCGGAGGCCTCGGCCACGCCGCGCAGCATCGACATCCGCATCACGCGGCTGCGCGTGCGCATCGAGCAGGACCCGGCTCACCCGCTGGTGATCCGCACCGTGCGCGGCGCCGGCTACATCTACGTTCCGGACCGCTGA
- a CDS encoding ABC transporter substrate-binding protein: protein MANSLRRQFVLALAATPFIAGFDTAGTAFAQDGTIKLGIVAPMSGPNARYGAFSLRGAQLAAKEINEAGGIDGRKIQVFSADSQGTPVEGVSATRRLISQDKVDFLIGDVSSSVTLAMQPVVEDAGVLLINAASSNPKITYAAGVGGFQWSFRNYPTDENRALVVAQYAAEKRGFTKFAVLSVDSDYGRAAIEFTKKYLPRFKGQILTEDYYKEGEVDFRSVLAKIRDSGAQAILMYGLADTTPIVARQMIEVGLAGKMPLIGNGEFNTEKTIKSAPKTMEGAVEAAAWLPAYDSARSKGFVAKFTSEYREAPNNHAYVHWETVHLLGKAVEAAKSIDRAKVRDALKAIKYDSAVGEVTFDDHNQARLPMILLQIEGGKPVVKGAFYADIDYPR, encoded by the coding sequence ATGGCCAATAGTCTTCGCCGCCAATTCGTCTTGGCTCTCGCCGCCACGCCATTCATTGCCGGCTTCGACACGGCTGGGACGGCCTTCGCGCAGGACGGGACGATCAAGCTCGGCATCGTCGCGCCGATGAGCGGGCCGAATGCACGCTACGGCGCCTTCTCGCTGCGCGGCGCGCAGCTCGCGGCGAAGGAGATCAACGAAGCCGGCGGCATCGACGGCCGGAAGATCCAGGTCTTTTCCGCCGACAGCCAGGGCACGCCGGTCGAGGGCGTCTCGGCGACCCGCCGCCTGATCAGCCAGGACAAGGTCGATTTCCTGATCGGCGACGTCTCCTCCTCGGTGACGCTCGCCATGCAGCCGGTGGTCGAGGATGCCGGCGTCCTGTTGATCAACGCGGCCTCCTCCAATCCCAAGATCACCTACGCCGCCGGCGTCGGGGGCTTCCAATGGAGCTTCCGCAACTATCCGACCGATGAGAACCGCGCCCTGGTCGTGGCGCAATATGCGGCCGAGAAGCGCGGCTTCACCAAATTCGCGGTGCTCTCGGTCGATAGCGATTACGGCCGGGCCGCGATCGAGTTCACCAAGAAGTATCTGCCGCGCTTCAAGGGGCAGATCCTGACCGAGGACTATTACAAGGAAGGCGAGGTCGATTTCCGCAGCGTCCTCGCCAAGATCCGCGATTCCGGCGCGCAGGCGATCCTCATGTACGGCCTCGCCGACACCACGCCGATCGTGGCGCGCCAGATGATCGAGGTCGGTCTCGCCGGCAAGATGCCGCTGATCGGCAATGGCGAGTTCAACACCGAGAAGACGATCAAATCCGCCCCCAAGACGATGGAGGGCGCGGTCGAAGCTGCGGCCTGGCTCCCGGCCTATGACAGCGCCAGGAGCAAGGGCTTCGTCGCCAAGTTCACCAGCGAATACCGTGAGGCGCCGAACAATCACGCCTATGTCCATTGGGAGACGGTGCATCTGCTCGGCAAGGCGGTCGAGGCGGCCAAGAGCATCGACCGCGCCAAGGTCCGCGACGCGCTGAAGGCGATCAAATACGACAGCGCCGTCGGCGAGGTGACCTTCGACGACCACAACCAGGCCAGGCTGCCGATGATCCTCCTGCAGATCGAGGGCGGCAAACCCGTGGTCAAGGGCGCCTTCTACGCCGACATCGACTATCCGCGCTGA
- a CDS encoding cupin domain-containing protein, whose amino-acid sequence MKRFTHPAVSPSDDGTVAIAFGKHIVRVLAEDTGGSCGMLEAIVPAGEGPPLHVHEREDEFFRILTGRFGFWCTGEYVELGEGGCIVLPRGIPHCFRNIGREEGRLMVLVTPGGFESFFPTVERCEPVKPAQISSVARDFGLSFLLDENCKVA is encoded by the coding sequence ATGAAGAGATTCACGCATCCGGCGGTTTCACCCAGCGATGACGGCACTGTCGCCATCGCCTTCGGGAAGCATATTGTGCGCGTTCTCGCCGAAGACACCGGCGGCTCCTGCGGCATGCTCGAAGCGATCGTGCCGGCTGGCGAAGGCCCGCCGCTTCACGTGCACGAACGCGAGGACGAGTTCTTTCGCATCCTGACCGGCCGCTTCGGCTTCTGGTGCACCGGCGAATATGTGGAGCTTGGCGAAGGCGGCTGCATCGTGCTGCCGCGTGGCATCCCGCATTGCTTCCGGAATATCGGCCGTGAGGAAGGACGCCTGATGGTGCTCGTCACGCCAGGCGGGTTCGAGAGCTTCTTTCCGACGGTTGAGCGCTGCGAGCCCGTAAAACCGGCACAGATCTCCTCCGTCGCCAGGGATTTCGGCCTCAGCTTCCTGCTCGACGAAAATTGCAAGGTCGCTTGA
- a CDS encoding SDR family NAD(P)-dependent oxidoreductase — protein MGLLDGKVALVTGAGSGIGRESALLLAAEGATVVLAGRRHEPLAAVAATIASRGGKAIARTLDIASRQEIVETIAAVEREVGAVDILVNNAGSASKVLNARFLSEEEWNATVNVNLTAVFNLTQAVLPAMIARGEGTIITIASLAALNPNLLGGAAYGAAKAGVRNFMGFLHNTYRNQGIRATTILPGETDTPIMNNRARPPLLEERAVMLKAHDVARAVLLCASLRAGAMIPELQICPTRQRDISADLETARWIGAPNDLPDRPRSA, from the coding sequence ATGGGTTTGCTCGACGGCAAGGTCGCTCTTGTCACCGGCGCGGGGTCCGGCATTGGCCGCGAAAGCGCGCTCCTGCTCGCCGCCGAAGGCGCGACCGTCGTCCTCGCGGGCCGCCGGCATGAGCCGCTCGCTGCCGTCGCTGCGACGATCGCCAGCCGCGGCGGAAAAGCGATCGCCAGGACGCTCGATATCGCCTCGCGCCAGGAGATCGTCGAGACGATCGCCGCGGTCGAGCGCGAGGTCGGAGCCGTCGATATCCTGGTCAACAATGCCGGCAGCGCCAGTAAGGTGCTGAATGCGCGCTTCCTCTCCGAGGAAGAGTGGAACGCGACGGTCAACGTCAATCTGACCGCCGTCTTCAATCTGACGCAGGCGGTGCTACCGGCGATGATCGCCCGCGGCGAGGGCACGATCATCACCATCGCGTCGCTCGCGGCGCTGAACCCCAACCTTCTCGGCGGGGCGGCCTATGGCGCGGCCAAGGCCGGCGTGCGCAACTTCATGGGCTTCCTGCACAACACCTATCGCAACCAGGGCATCCGCGCGACGACGATCCTGCCCGGCGAGACCGACACGCCGATCATGAACAACCGCGCCCGTCCGCCACTACTGGAGGAGCGCGCCGTGATGCTGAAAGCCCATGACGTGGCGCGGGCGGTGCTGCTCTGCGCCAGCCTGCGCGCCGGGGCGATGATTCCGGAACTGCAGATCTGCCCGACCCGCCAGCGCGACATCTCGGCCGATCTCGAAACCGCGCGCTGGATCGGCGCGCCCAATGATCTGCCTGATCGCCCGCGCTCGGCATAG
- a CDS encoding branched-chain amino acid ABC transporter permease translates to MLFQLSEQIVNGLVTGSVYAIVAVGMTMIFGVLRAINFAHGEYYMLGTFGAWIAIEYFDLPYPLSVAVGVIATALIAVVVGQLVMRRMVGMPAEAGVLATLGLALILQNTVILLFGGGYKFFEGGYIEPVTIFGISLAEQRLLIVAVCILVFIGLELMVTYSRIGKAMRAVSQNIDCCAVVGIDVRKVVLSTFVLGAALAALSGVLTAPVNVSVYGGMGELITFKTLPIIIMGGLGNVRGTFFAAMILGIAESLVATYVGLQFRDTVGFATLMLVLMWRPYGLFSAQARY, encoded by the coding sequence GTGCTGTTCCAGCTGTCCGAGCAGATCGTCAACGGCCTCGTTACCGGCTCGGTCTACGCCATCGTCGCCGTCGGCATGACGATGATCTTCGGCGTGCTCAGGGCGATCAACTTCGCGCATGGCGAATACTACATGCTCGGCACCTTCGGGGCCTGGATCGCGATCGAGTATTTCGATCTGCCCTATCCGCTCTCGGTGGCGGTCGGGGTCATCGCCACCGCGCTGATCGCCGTGGTCGTCGGACAGCTGGTGATGCGGCGCATGGTCGGCATGCCGGCCGAGGCCGGAGTGCTCGCCACGCTTGGCCTGGCGCTCATTCTGCAGAACACGGTGATCCTGCTCTTCGGCGGCGGCTACAAGTTCTTCGAGGGCGGCTATATCGAGCCGGTGACGATCTTCGGCATCTCGCTCGCCGAACAGCGCCTGCTCATCGTCGCGGTCTGTATCCTCGTCTTCATCGGCCTCGAGTTGATGGTGACCTACAGCCGCATCGGCAAGGCGATGCGTGCCGTTTCGCAGAACATCGACTGCTGTGCGGTGGTCGGCATCGATGTGCGCAAGGTCGTGCTCTCGACCTTCGTGCTCGGCGCGGCGCTGGCGGCGCTCTCCGGCGTCCTCACCGCGCCGGTCAATGTCAGCGTCTATGGCGGCATGGGCGAGCTCATCACCTTCAAGACGCTGCCGATCATCATCATGGGCGGCCTCGGCAATGTCCGCGGCACCTTCTTCGCCGCCATGATCCTCGGCATCGCCGAGAGCCTGGTGGCGACCTATGTCGGGCTGCAGTTCCGGGACACGGTCGGCTTCGCGACGCTGATGCTCGTCCTGATGTGGCGTCCCTACGGCTTGTTCTCCGCCCAGGCGCGCTACTGA
- a CDS encoding branched-chain amino acid ABC transporter permease, with translation MLLQETPLKEETPLKASGRDLRLPFGLALAVLAASAPLLLGSYALHAVIISLIFLLPAHGLNLLAGYTGLLSLAQAAFFGVGAYVSALMAVHWGTPFYVNLPAAGLAAGALALPLAIPALRLRATSFVMCTLGFVIIGQAIAKNWISVTRGDMGLSAIPKPHFALGPASFTVSGTTAFYYLALAIAALATAIVWMIVTSPAGRNMVAIRENETLAESVGVPTWHYKLVVFMISAAFAGVGGSVYAHYLTVVSPLTFQMSYSTLMLIIVLGGGPGTISGVVFGSLLFVGLSEALRIAPELRMIAYGFCLLALVFWFPKGLTPLIERLSTVIRGRS, from the coding sequence ATGTTGCTCCAAGAGACTCCGCTGAAGGAAGAGACCCCGCTGAAGGCGTCCGGACGCGATCTGCGTCTGCCCTTCGGCCTCGCGCTGGCCGTGCTTGCCGCGTCGGCGCCGCTGCTGCTCGGCAGCTATGCGCTGCATGCCGTGATCATCTCGCTGATCTTCCTGCTGCCGGCGCATGGCTTGAACCTGCTGGCCGGCTACACCGGGCTGCTCTCGCTCGCTCAGGCCGCCTTCTTCGGCGTCGGCGCCTATGTCTCGGCGCTGATGGCGGTGCATTGGGGCACGCCCTTCTACGTCAACCTTCCGGCCGCCGGGCTCGCTGCCGGCGCGCTCGCTTTGCCGCTCGCCATCCCGGCGCTGCGCCTGCGCGCCACATCCTTCGTGATGTGCACGCTCGGCTTCGTCATCATCGGCCAGGCGATCGCCAAGAACTGGATCAGCGTAACGCGCGGCGACATGGGCCTCTCGGCGATCCCCAAGCCGCATTTCGCCCTGGGGCCGGCCTCCTTCACGGTGAGCGGCACGACCGCGTTCTACTATCTCGCGCTCGCGATCGCCGCGCTCGCCACGGCGATCGTCTGGATGATCGTGACCTCGCCGGCCGGGCGCAACATGGTCGCGATCCGGGAGAACGAGACGCTGGCCGAGTCGGTCGGCGTCCCGACCTGGCACTACAAGCTCGTGGTCTTCATGATCAGCGCCGCCTTCGCCGGCGTCGGCGGCAGCGTCTACGCGCATTACCTGACGGTCGTCAGCCCGCTCACCTTCCAGATGTCCTATTCGACGCTGATGCTGATCATCGTGCTCGGCGGCGGCCCCGGAACGATCTCCGGCGTCGTCTTCGGCAGCCTGCTATTCGTCGGCCTGTCGGAGGCGCTGCGCATCGCGCCAGAGCTCAGGATGATCGCCTACGGCTTCTGCCTGCTCGCGCTGGTCTTCTGGTTCCCGAAAGGCCTCACGCCGCTGATCGAGCGCCTCTCGACCGTCATCAGGGGGCGCTCATGA
- a CDS encoding ADYC domain-containing protein — translation MSKSSLMLAAAIAMSVVSPIAQAAETPARIVEIAAERGDLRVAFADGRILRGEDLKGATISIAGLKDLKVADVQVDPTDKQHEIRLFELLRQDEAGEWRSICNKAYDGRTSALVMGDPRDPTRITITCAAGNYGKCARFGYAPWRQAPDGRPMELWHQACLKMLPAEYGGNGVPHTVNGMKIDIFDFIGINTPDSEDEMPFEAGWTPNGAVCVAHARVPKVATLADVAAAFPALPTGSEHCTQEAARAAGALVLNRSLIQ, via the coding sequence ATGTCCAAGTCGAGCCTGATGCTGGCCGCCGCCATCGCCATGTCCGTCGTCTCGCCGATCGCGCAGGCGGCCGAAACGCCGGCGCGGATCGTCGAGATCGCCGCCGAGCGGGGCGACCTCAGGGTGGCCTTCGCCGACGGCCGGATCCTGAGGGGCGAGGACCTGAAGGGCGCGACCATCTCGATTGCCGGCTTGAAGGATCTCAAGGTCGCCGACGTCCAGGTCGATCCGACGGACAAGCAGCATGAGATCCGGCTCTTCGAGTTGCTTCGGCAGGACGAGGCCGGCGAATGGCGGTCGATCTGCAACAAGGCCTATGACGGGCGCACCAGCGCGCTCGTCATGGGCGACCCCAGGGATCCCACCAGGATCACGATCACCTGCGCCGCCGGCAATTACGGCAAATGCGCCCGCTTCGGCTATGCGCCCTGGCGCCAGGCGCCGGACGGGCGGCCGATGGAGCTCTGGCACCAGGCCTGCCTGAAGATGCTGCCGGCCGAATATGGCGGCAACGGCGTGCCCCATACGGTCAACGGCATGAAGATCGACATTTTCGACTTCATCGGCATCAACACCCCGGATTCGGAGGACGAAATGCCGTTCGAGGCCGGATGGACGCCGAACGGAGCGGTCTGCGTGGCCCATGCCCGCGTGCCGAAGGTTGCGACGCTCGCCGATGTCGCCGCGGCCTTTCCCGCCTTGCCCACCGGCAGCGAGCACTGCACGCAGGAGGCCGCGCGCGCAGCCGGGGCGTTGGTGCTGAACCGCTCGCTGATCCAGTAG
- a CDS encoding globin family protein: MQPHHISLLKTSFAEILPIRDAAARLFYERLFELDPSLEPLFAGTDLASQGRKLMSALAMVVAGLERPGTLLPKVEALAVRHLAYGVEESHYATVGQALLDTLAKGLGAGFTAQVREAWSAAFALLSGVMIATSYPRQSAE; encoded by the coding sequence GTGCAACCGCATCACATCTCCCTGCTGAAGACGAGCTTCGCCGAAATCCTGCCGATCCGGGACGCCGCCGCCCGGCTCTTCTACGAGCGGCTCTTCGAACTCGACCCGTCCCTCGAACCGCTCTTCGCCGGCACCGACCTCGCCAGCCAGGGCCGGAAGCTCATGAGCGCGCTAGCAATGGTGGTCGCCGGGCTGGAGCGACCCGGCACACTGTTGCCCAAGGTCGAGGCGCTCGCCGTCCGGCACCTGGCCTATGGCGTGGAAGAGAGCCATTACGCCACGGTCGGCCAGGCCCTGCTCGACACGCTGGCCAAAGGACTCGGAGCGGGCTTCACGGCGCAGGTCCGGGAAGCCTGGAGCGCCGCCTTTGCCCTGCTTTCCGGCGTCATGATCGCGACATCCTACCCGCGGCAGTCGGCGGAGTGA
- a CDS encoding response regulator transcription factor: MAATPKILLVDDEAELAATLADYLSLRGGFSVRTATDGAAMKLAYGLFRPDVVVLDLHLGQENGIDLADWLASEASEGMPGILFLSGAATPFDRIMGLEVHGDEFLDKPINPRELLASVRSLLRRIGRDCGRTGRLLRLGAAFIDLAAQSVIDAAGRETRLSPAEFALLKCFLDDPRRIHSRDALLDRAPASDEEASDRAVDRRIARLRRKLEGGGQPVIEAVRSLGYRLVLGALDNA, translated from the coding sequence ATGGCAGCAACCCCGAAGATCCTGCTGGTCGATGACGAGGCCGAGCTCGCGGCTACGCTGGCGGACTATCTTTCGCTGCGCGGCGGTTTCTCGGTGCGTACCGCCACCGACGGGGCGGCAATGAAGCTGGCTTACGGACTCTTCCGGCCGGACGTCGTCGTGCTCGACCTGCATCTGGGCCAGGAGAACGGCATCGACCTTGCGGACTGGCTTGCGAGCGAGGCGAGTGAGGGGATGCCTGGCATCCTCTTCCTCAGCGGCGCGGCGACGCCTTTCGACAGGATCATGGGGCTGGAGGTCCATGGCGACGAGTTCCTCGACAAGCCGATCAATCCCCGTGAGTTGTTGGCGAGCGTCCGCAGCCTGCTCCGGCGCATCGGCCGGGATTGTGGCCGAACCGGGCGCCTGCTGCGGCTGGGGGCCGCCTTCATCGACCTCGCGGCGCAGTCGGTCATCGACGCCGCGGGGCGGGAGACCCGGCTGTCGCCGGCCGAGTTCGCCCTGCTGAAATGCTTTCTCGACGATCCCCGCCGCATCCATAGCCGCGACGCCCTGCTCGACCGGGCACCGGCCAGCGACGAGGAGGCGAGCGACCGGGCCGTCGACCGGCGCATCGCGCGGCTGCGCCGCAAGCTGGAAGGCGGTGGCCAGCCGGTGATCGAGGCCGTCCGCAGCCTCGGCTACCGGCTCGTCCTGGGTGCGCTTGACAACGCCTGA